Part of the Citrobacter sp. Marseille-Q6884 genome, CGGCCCCGGAATTACACCGGATCTGCTGACCTTTTTACTTTCGCAAAAAGCGCTCGCGGGCTTTCAACCTGAGTTGATTTACCGCCGGTGGGGAATTTCGCCCCGCCCTGAGAATAAGCGGGTTAACTATAACGCTATTGATTACCTTCATCAACGCATTTACTCGACTTAGCTTCACACAATTCTGGTTTATGCCTGTGCCATATCGCACTACAATAGGCAGCATCACGTACCAGTTCAGGGAAACCACAATGATTGACCCGAAAAAAATTGAGCAGATTGCTCGTCAGGTTCACGAGTCGATGCCGAAAGGGATCCGGGAGTTTGGGGAAGACGTCGAGAAAAAAATCCGTCAAACGTTGCAGTCTCAGCTGACGCGCCTGGATTTGGTAAGCCGCGAAGAATTTGATGTGCAAACCCAGGTTTTACTGCGTACCCGTGAAAAGCTGGCGCTGCTTGAGCAACGCCTGACAGACCTGGAAGCGCGTGAAAAAGTGGCCGAAGTTAAGCCAGCGCCCGCTATCCCCCCTGTCGATCCGCAAGAATAAAAACAACAACGGGCCGCAAGGCCCGTTAATCGGTTAGTGTTCCAGTTCTAATTTCTTCGCTTCTGTTGCCTGCTGGCAATAGAGTGCATACCGTTTGCAAAACCAGCTGCGATGCTCTTCATCCATGTTTCCCGTTACAGCCTGGATATCAACAGGGTGGCCCTCAGCCTCCATCCTGGCAAAACTCCGGGCCAGGAAATCGAAATTGTTCAGTGAATACATATTGCTG contains:
- the ubiK gene encoding ubiquinone biosynthesis accessory factor UbiK, which encodes MIDPKKIEQIARQVHESMPKGIREFGEDVEKKIRQTLQSQLTRLDLVSREEFDVQTQVLLRTREKLALLEQRLTDLEAREKVAEVKPAPAIPPVDPQE
- the glgS gene encoding cell surface composition regulator GlgS, with product MLMNSNMYSLNNFDFLARSFARMEAEGHPVDIQAVTGNMDEEHRSWFCKRYALYCQQATEAKKLELEH